The Oncorhynchus mykiss isolate Arlee chromosome 20, USDA_OmykA_1.1, whole genome shotgun sequence genomic sequence atgaccctaagcacacggccaagacaacgcaggattgTCTACatgacaagtttctgaatgtccttgagtggcccagccagagcccggacttgaaccggaTCAGACATCTCTAGAAACACCTGAAAATGGCTATGCAGCAACACCCATCCAACCTAATAGAgcctcagaggatctgcagagaagaaaaggagaaactccccaaatacaggtgtgccaagcttgtagcgtcatacccaagaagactcgtggCTGTAATCGTTGCAAAAGGTgctccaacaaagtactgagtaaaagtgtctgaatacttgtgtaaatgtatttataaattaacatttcttaacctgtttttgctttgtcattatggggtattgtttgtacattgatgaggggaaaaaacaattcaaTTAATGTTAGAATAATTCTGTAactttacaaaatgtggaaaaattaacgggatctgaatactttccgaaggaacTGTATGCGCCTTTGGTGCTACCTATACACAAATACTGAAGACAATCTTTTGGCAGTGTTCACTCACTTTTTCTTGGCCATTCTTTATCCTCTCTCactacctccctctccttcagtgcCCAAGGTGAAGATGATTGACCAGTGTCTTGGTTCCCTGGCTCAGGAGTTTAAAGATCTGGTGTAACCTGCTGACCTAGAGGGCACCCAAACGCAAACCAGGTGAGAAATCTATAATCTACATTTCTGAGATATTGTTCACTTGCTATGTGTTCCATTGGAGAGATTTACACTTGCGTCTGGCAAATTGGGTAAAGAACAGTATAGTTGCTGGCAGCAGGAGCTGTCTCACTGTCGATATACTGCAACAAATATTGTAACATCCTGGCCCTGTGTGTGTTCAGCTGAGGAAGCAGGCGGAGCAGAGAAGAAGCCTAAGGTGGAGATGTCTGAGGACGAGTTGAGGGCTCGTGTACAGAAAGGCACCCTGGTAAGCTGACGGTGCCTGCGCTAAAGGACGCATGTAAGCAGTTTGGGGTGAAGGTCACAGGGACCAAGAAACGGGAGCTAATAGACACCTTGAAGGCACAGCTCGCAAAATGAGGCATAGATGTCAATATATGTTTCTGTCGATTTTTCTGGTCAGAAGTGCTTGGTAGCAGGATTATTGATACGTTTTTGCTTTGGGGTTCCATTTTAAGGGTTCTAGCCAGAGATATCAAGTTTTTCATTTGTTGCTTATTTTTACATGTTTTAATCtttgtaataaaaaaataaagggcAATTGCTTCAAGTTTGTCTGCAGTTTTTTCACATATTTCCTAGCCTCTGTAGCCAGTACTTTGTTTTGTGTTTACTCTCTCCTACATATTTATTTTGACAGTGAAGTTAACTTTTTTAATTTGGctctactccagcattttggttttaagatcaaatgttttatgtgACAGTACAGAACGTCACCTTTTTATttaagggtattttcatacatatattttaccgtttagaaatgaatgttgcactttatgtatctagtccctaATTTGAAAGtgtcatacagtgcattctgcgaaagtattcagaccctttgactttttccacctattgttgcattacagccttattaaaaaatgtattaaattgtttttttccctcatcaatctacacacaataccccataatgacaaagcaaagtgATGGCGGCTGATGAATGGCacgataatgggcctcaggatcttgtcacggtatctctgcattcaaattgccatttataaaatgctattgtgttcattgtctatagtttatgcctgtccataccataaccccaccaacaCCATGtgtcactctgttcacaacgttaacaTCAGCAACCCACTCGCTCGTAtgatgccatacacgtggtctgcagttgtgaggccgtttggacgtactgccaaattctccataACAACGGAGGTGGCTTACgttaatttaatgttaatttctctatctggcaacagctctggtgtacattcctgcagtcagcatgccaattgcacactccctcaaaagttgagacatctgtggtgttgtgtgacaaaactgcacattttagagtggtcttttattgtccccagcaccaggtgcacctgtgtaatgttaatgctgtttaatcagcttctttatatgccacacctgtcaggtggatggattatctctgcaaatgagaaatgctcactaatgggATGTAAACCAAACATTTTAGGGAAATACTCTTTGTGAATATTGAACATTTCtgttatcttttatttcagctcatgaaacttgagaccaacacttgacatgttgcttttatatttttgttcagtgtaaaaggtttagcttcactgtccaaataaatatgtaAGGGAGTGTAGTGTATGTGCAATTTTGTGATAATTTTGTCACTTTTGGATTCTAGGTTTGTTATCTTGTTTGGGGAATTGATCCGCATGAGTTCCTTGTCTCTGCATGGATTATTGTTTAGTATGTAAGACTTGGCCTGGGCTTGTTGGGTAACAGCTTGTTATGTAAAAACAATGTCAATATCTTGTGTCCTCTTTTTCCATGGTTTCATCATTTATTTgaagctttaaaaaaaatgcctCAAAATAAATGCAGTGACTGTATTTTCTGGTAGTGTAACTCTAAATCAAAAGAGTACTTCCATTAATTGTGTCCGTTTTTAGGTTTGGAGAGATCGGATGTTTTTTTCAAAAGATACATTGTGAAACATTTTTGGTCACGCCCTTTTTTATATGAAAATAAACTGAAATCTCGGGTTTCGAAGTCTCACGGGAGGGACTACATTACGCAGATAGGTCTGACGCAGGCTATGACAAGCGAATGACGCTTTGCGCATGCTCATGGAGATCTACGGAGCTAGATGGGGGGGGTAAAAGTGCAAAAGACAAAGGACTAAACAACCCAGGAAAAGAAGCTAAACGATTAATTTCACCAGGATTATGACATGCCTACTACAGTAGTATCGCATAAAGAGAAAGGTATGTGGCAACAGAAACATCTACGAAATATGAAAGGTTTCACATGCATGTTTACGCTATCAAGAGTGGCGTGTACAGCTAGCTGCTCATAGTATAATCTAGTCGTTGCACTGGATTTTAGCTAGAGCGATTCATTTATCATGTAGATTTTAAACATATTTCGTTCATCCGTAAATATCACTTGTGTCACATAATAGTGAAGAATGCCTAGACTCTTGCGCCTGTTGTCAAGCTATATCAGTTTAGTGTGATGTTGCCTATTCCACAAGCCTGCTTCTCTTATTGAGTCAGCTTCTAGTATAAATGTTAACCCTCTTGTTCCTTCCTTCTGACCACTGCTGACAGAACGCTTTAGAAAAACACCTGGTAATTCCTATCTttttctttcagcatgacaaacaCTTGATTTGGGTGGTGACAACTTTATTTAACATGCATTTCTGCCTCTCGTCTTCCTACCTCAGTTGTATTCCTAAGGAGTCCTGTCTGTCTACACATCACTGAGCCTCATGTATCAAGTCCCTCATCTTTTCCACTGGAACTGACTCCTCATGGTGGAACCGTGGTACTCTTTGGGTTCTCTAGAAATGGAAAGAACTAGTAAACTTTAGTCTGACAGTTgaggtgcaaaaaaaaaaaaaatcacgagGACAGACGTCAGAATGGAGGAAGTTGAAAAAAGAGATGCATGCTCTTGCTTCTCTGCCTAGTATTTGTTTAGCTATAGATGTGACCTTGGGGGTTCGTAATCTTTTTACTCTGACGTAGCTGCATAAATGTTCACACCCTCCTTTTTGCTCTCATAATTAAATCTGGACCTTACTCCACACTTGGAACATTTTTGTTTTCCAGCAGTTTTTTAAAATTTTCTACCAGTCAGCACTTTTGAAACAGCAGGCTAGCTGAAGTGGCCTGGCCCACCTCAGTGTCACCCAGTAACCCACCTCCCCCTTCCCTTGCCACATGCACGCCCCTCCAGCAGCTGAGCGGTTGCCATGGCGATGGTAGTTGTGTCAGCGTAGCGACAGGGTGACAGTGATGGGGAGTACTCCATTTTCTGgtaaggggagggggggaggagggctGCAGGACCTGGGCTGTATGCCATGGAAGCTAAGCAAACAGAAAGGGATGGTGGGGGGtgaggtggggggagggggggaggagaggtcgAACCTGAGAGAACATGATATCTCGACCCCTCCGGCCCCGCCTCCAACCCCCATCTACCACGAGAAGCAACGGCGGGAGCTGTGTGCTCTGCATGCGCTCAATAACGTCTTCCAGGACGGGGCGGCTTTCAGCAGGGATACACTCCAGGACATCTACCAGAGGTGAGCGGTTAAGGTTGTGTCTTctagggcagtgtttcccaactcgtCCTTGAGTACCCCCCAACtgaacacatttttgttgtaacCCCAGACAAACTCACCTGAATCAACTCATTGAGGGTGTTGTGATTTGTTGACTAATTGAATCCGGTGTGCTTGTCCGGGGCTGCAACATAAATGTGTGCTTctgggggtactcgaggactggagttaggaaacactgctctaggggaGGGATTTatcttctccattctctctcactcatattcctctttctttctcccccctctgcatctctctcccttttttaCACTCTTTCTTTCTCGTTTATTCTGTCCTCACTATCTCGTCCCTCTCTCCACAGACTCTCTCCCGGCACTCTGGTAACCCCCCACAAGAAGAGCGTGCTGGGAAATGGGAACTATGATGTGAATGTCATTATGGCCGCCCTGCAGACCCGAGGGTTCGAGGCTGTCTGGTGGGATAAAAGAAGGTACACCTCTGTTCTTATTAAAGCTATATGGTCTACCCTATCTAGTTATTtaacatttttgtttattttttatttaccagTCTCCCTCTTTGGAGGACAAAAGTAacttacatttttgtttttgtttagacAGCTTTTTTGTAACATACATTTGACaaatattttaaatacattttagaatcttTCTAATAGCTTAGTATTCACATATTGTAAGTTAAAGATGAATATTCAAGTTTCAACATCCAACAAAATGCTTAGTTGCAGGGTCCTTctggacaatgcaacaacaataagaaataataaaagataagaagatgaacataaagtaaatggctcagtagaatataaACTTTTTAGCGTAAGTATAACATCCATCAAACATCAAAGGCACAATTTTATAGTGCGGTATTTGCACATATCAGAGAAGGGGGGGGATAAGGGGTCAAATGTTTAACTTGTGCAGTAATAGtaaataagagtctggtagcagcaatTGTGgggagtgagtgcatgtgtgccaAGGTGCGGAGAGTCGGTGCAGgtgtccagttcaagtgttcagcagtctgatggcttgtagatgcCCTGTTCGTATCAGACTTCATGCTCAGATACCGTCGGCCCGTCGGTAAGGGAGCTGAACTGTGGTCAATGAACAGCGTTCTCTTTTTTTATAAAACAATTTGTTtgcccttttttctccccaatttcgtggtatccaattggtagtagttacagccttgtctcatcactgcaactcccgtacggactcgggagaggcgaaggttgagaaccatgcgtcctccgaaacacaacccaactaagccgcactgctttttgacacaatgcacatccaacccggaagccagctgcaccaatgtgtcggaagaaacaccATACctctggcgacctggtcagcgtacactgcgcccggcccgccacaggagttgctagtgcgcgatgagacaagtacaagctggccaaaccctccctaacccggacgacgctgggccaattgtgcgtcgccccatggacctcacggacgcggccggctgcgacagagcctgggctcaaacccagaatctctggtggcacagctagcactgcgatgcagtgccttagaccactgcgccacccgggaggcaatgaacagcattctcacataggtgttcctcttgtccagatgtgttgGAGTCGAGTGAATAGCGATAGAAATGGCATCTTgagtggatctgttggagcggtaagcaaattagagtgggtccagtgtgtctgACATGCTGGCCTTGATGTGGGCCGTGACCagcctctcgaagcacttcatgataatGGGTGAGGGTGACGCGGCGGTAGTCATTTGGGCACCTTGGTTTTCTTGGGCACTGGGACGATGGTTGTCTCCTTGAGGCATGTGGGGACTACAGCTTGGGAAATGGACAGGTTGAAGATGTCCGAGAAGACGcccgccagctggtcagcgcacaCTCTGAGGATGCGGCCAGGGAAGCTTTGTGAGTATTCACTCTTTTGAGAGTTTCCTCACGTTCGCCTCGGAGCATGGAAGCACCTGGTGGTCGTCTGGAGCAACGAGAGCCTTCCTAGATTTCTCGGTATTGTCTGCCTTGCAGCGAGCACACAATATCTTCAGCTGGGAGGGAGGCTTCAGTGGTCACCACACAGCTGGATTTTCCTTTGTAGTGTGTGATAGCCTGAAGTCCTTATCACAAGGCGTCGCAAGTCTGAATTGTCAAACATCGATTCAAGTTTGAGTTTGTAATGTCTTTTCGCGTCCCTAATGGATTTGTGGCGCTTGTACCCACTTGCTTGTATGTGTTGCGCGTCATTGATTCTTCTGGGTTTGTTCTGCTGAGATTGAATGCAGTACGGGCTCTCAGAATGGTATGGATTTCTCCTTCATCCAGGGTTTTTGGTTGGGATATGTCCGGATTGTTATTGTGGATACAACGTCAACACATTTC encodes the following:
- the LOC110499100 gene encoding josephin-1 translates to MGSTPFSGKGRGGGGLQDLGCMPWKLSKQKGMVGGEVGGGGEERSNLREHDISTPPAPPPTPIYHEKQRRELCALHALNNVFQDGAAFSRDTLQDIYQRLSPGTLVTPHKKSVLGNGNYDVNVIMAALQTRGFEAVWWDKRRDVGSIALSNVTGFILNVPSNLRWGPLRLPLKRQHWIGVREVDGVYYNLDSKLRSPHTIGNPDELRKFLRHQLRGKNCELLLVVSEEVEVHQTWRSDGC